A stretch of Chitinophaga caeni DNA encodes these proteins:
- a CDS encoding LytR/AlgR family response regulator transcription factor yields MIKAIIIDDERNSRDIISLMLARYCPQIEVVSMASNCKEGIEHIKIHRPQLVFLDLEMPDGTGFDVLNGAYDGSFEAVFVTAFEKRFLHAIRFSEIALMLKPIDKESLVQTVGQVEERLANKMESKRYDALLKNFDPHAPYPRYLISTQADGQENCIPVNKIDYIENNGEYAFIHLADAGTIRTTKSFRYYAELFSHMGFYQVNNTQLVQLSHVKKLDSSNFLHLKSGTKLEVTDRRRKDLISQLK; encoded by the coding sequence ATGATTAAAGCCATTATTATAGACGATGAACGTAATAGCCGCGATATCATTTCTTTAATGTTAGCTAGGTATTGCCCGCAGATCGAGGTGGTTTCCATGGCCTCCAATTGTAAAGAAGGTATCGAACACATCAAGATTCACCGTCCACAACTGGTTTTTCTTGATCTCGAAATGCCCGATGGCACCGGCTTCGATGTATTGAACGGCGCCTACGATGGTTCTTTCGAAGCTGTTTTCGTAACCGCATTCGAAAAACGTTTCCTGCATGCCATACGCTTTAGCGAGATCGCTTTAATGCTTAAACCGATCGACAAAGAAAGCCTCGTTCAAACTGTCGGCCAAGTTGAAGAAAGGTTGGCCAATAAAATGGAAAGTAAGCGCTATGATGCATTGCTTAAAAATTTCGATCCTCATGCGCCTTATCCCCGTTACCTTATTAGCACACAAGCGGATGGGCAAGAAAATTGTATACCGGTAAATAAGATTGACTATATAGAAAACAACGGGGAATACGCTTTCATACACCTTGCCGATGCCGGCACGATCCGCACTACTAAAAGCTTCCGATATTATGCGGAACTGTTCTCGCACATGGGCTTTTACCAGGTCAATAATACGCAGCTCGTACAACTTTCACATGTCAAAAAACTTGATAGCAGTAATTTTTTACATCTAAAAAGTGGTACAAAATTGGAGGTTACCGATCGTAGAAGGAAAGATTTGATCAGCCAATTAAAATAA
- a CDS encoding TetR/AcrR family transcriptional regulator: MAVQDQKRKLIIDAAVKRFQRYGLAKTTMEEIARDLDISKGSLYYYFADKDSIYVAAIEQIVNTVFEDISAFTKTTSSMKAVQERYQMLKEKVLSDYHFLFGIHEWISDRPSSLMRQVSDLVEQSEIQFLSQWIEKGQALGEVSKEHDPGKVAMILAGTLFGNWVVWCKRQGNELDLQNREKLQEYMQLENTLLNIFFRGLR, encoded by the coding sequence ATGGCGGTGCAAGATCAGAAAAGAAAACTTATTATCGATGCAGCGGTCAAACGCTTCCAACGTTACGGTTTAGCTAAAACTACGATGGAAGAGATTGCCAGGGATCTTGATATATCCAAAGGCTCTTTATATTATTATTTCGCTGATAAAGATAGTATTTACGTTGCCGCCATCGAACAGATTGTAAATACCGTTTTTGAAGATATTAGCGCTTTCACGAAAACAACTTCCTCGATGAAAGCCGTACAGGAACGATACCAGATGTTAAAGGAAAAAGTACTGTCCGACTACCATTTCCTATTCGGCATCCACGAATGGATTTCGGATCGCCCTTCATCATTGATGCGGCAAGTAAGCGATTTGGTAGAACAATCGGAAATTCAATTTTTAAGCCAATGGATCGAGAAAGGGCAGGCTTTGGGAGAGGTTTCTAAAGAACATGATCCCGGAAAAGTAGCAATGATACTCGCCGGCACCTTATTCGGAAACTGGGTGGTTTGGTGTAAGAGGCAGGGCAACGAATTGGATCTTCAAAACCGGGAAAAATTGCAGGAGTATATGCAATTGGAAAATACCTTGTTGAATATATTTTTCCGGGGATTGCGATAA
- a CDS encoding isopenicillin N synthase family dioxygenase, with amino-acid sequence MANVNSIPTVDLSLFTSGDAQQKAAFVQQLGKAYEEVGFVAVKNHGIPDALIEQLYKHVQEFFSLPFDVKEQYEIPELAGQRGYTSFGKEHAKGFDAPDLKEFFQFGQTVIDSDPIQSEYPNNVQVREVPKFSPTMEEAYRYFERSGKSLLQAIAIYLGLDQYYFDDKIHNGNSILRAIHYPPITQEPKSAIRAEQHEDINLITLLVGASADGLEILDKQDHWVPVTSLPEQIVVNVGDMLQRLTNNRLKSTTHRVVNPPREKWGTSRFSIPFFLHPKSEMDLSSLQSCISENNPLQYEPITAGAYLDERLREIGLKK; translated from the coding sequence ATGGCTAATGTTAATTCAATCCCAACGGTAGATCTCTCCCTATTCACCAGCGGAGATGCGCAGCAAAAAGCAGCATTTGTACAACAACTTGGAAAAGCCTACGAAGAAGTAGGTTTCGTGGCCGTTAAAAATCATGGCATCCCCGATGCATTGATAGAACAATTGTATAAACATGTCCAAGAATTTTTTTCGCTGCCATTCGATGTAAAAGAACAATATGAAATTCCGGAGCTTGCGGGCCAAAGAGGCTATACATCTTTCGGTAAAGAACACGCCAAGGGTTTCGATGCCCCGGATCTGAAAGAATTTTTCCAATTTGGACAAACCGTGATTGACAGTGATCCTATTCAATCCGAATACCCTAATAATGTTCAAGTGCGGGAAGTCCCCAAGTTTTCACCGACCATGGAAGAAGCTTACCGTTACTTCGAAAGATCGGGGAAATCATTATTACAAGCCATCGCTATCTACTTGGGCTTGGATCAATATTATTTCGATGATAAAATACATAATGGGAATTCCATTTTAAGAGCAATACATTACCCTCCCATTACTCAAGAACCAAAATCCGCTATCCGCGCTGAACAGCATGAAGATATTAACCTGATTACATTATTGGTAGGCGCCTCTGCCGATGGGCTCGAAATTTTGGACAAACAAGATCACTGGGTGCCGGTTACATCCTTACCGGAACAGATCGTGGTGAACGTTGGCGATATGCTACAAAGGCTCACCAATAACCGCCTGAAAAGTACCACGCACCGGGTGGTAAATCCACCCAGGGAAAAGTGGGGCACATCCCGTTTTTCCATTCCATTCTTTTTACATCCCAAGTCCGAAATGGATCTCAGCAGCCTGCAAAGCTGCATATCTGAAAATAACCCATTGCAATACGAACCTATCACAGCTGGAGCATACCTCGATGAACGGTTAAGGGAAATCGGCCTGAAGAAATAA
- the asnS gene encoding asparagine--tRNA ligase has product MSQRVKIKQLLSNEAVQYETTVKGWVRTFRSNRFIALNDGSTNNNLQIVVDFENMDPATLKRITTGAAISATGTIVPSLGSGQKVEMQAKNIEILGDSDPETYPLQPKKHSLEFLREIAHLRFRTATFGAVFRVRHTLAYAVHKFFNDKGFVYLHTPIVTASDAEGAGEMFRVTTLDPINPPLTDEGQVDFKEDFFGRATNLTVSGQLEGELGAMALSDIYTFGPTFRAENSNTARHLAEFWMIEPEMAFYDLEDNMNLAEEFIKFVVGYALEHNRDDIEFLAQRLVEEEKQKPQAERSEMGLVEKLEFVLHNQFERITYTQAIDILKNSKPNKNKKFQYPVNDWGTDLQSEHERYLVEKHFKKPVIITDYPAAIKSFYMKQNDDGNTVRAMDILFPGIGEIVGGSQREENYDKLVAKMEALNLPVEEMYWYLDTRRFGSAVHSGFGLGFERLILFVTGMTNIRDVIPFPRTPKNAEF; this is encoded by the coding sequence ATGAGCCAAAGAGTTAAGATTAAACAGCTCCTGAGCAATGAAGCTGTGCAGTATGAAACAACGGTTAAGGGTTGGGTGCGCACTTTCCGCAGCAACCGGTTTATAGCGTTAAATGATGGCTCTACTAATAATAATTTGCAAATCGTAGTAGATTTTGAAAATATGGATCCTGCCACTTTGAAAAGGATCACCACGGGCGCTGCCATCAGCGCTACCGGTACCATCGTTCCTTCCCTCGGCTCCGGCCAAAAGGTGGAAATGCAGGCCAAAAACATTGAAATCCTGGGCGATAGCGACCCGGAAACATACCCGCTACAACCCAAGAAACACAGCCTTGAATTTTTAAGGGAAATCGCCCACCTCAGGTTCCGTACCGCTACTTTCGGCGCCGTGTTCCGCGTGCGGCACACCCTCGCTTACGCTGTGCATAAGTTCTTTAACGACAAGGGTTTTGTTTATTTACATACCCCTATCGTAACGGCATCCGATGCCGAAGGTGCAGGGGAGATGTTCCGCGTCACCACCCTCGATCCCATCAACCCGCCACTTACCGATGAAGGACAGGTTGACTTCAAGGAAGATTTCTTCGGCCGCGCTACCAACTTAACGGTTTCCGGGCAACTCGAAGGTGAGCTGGGCGCCATGGCTCTCAGCGATATATACACATTCGGCCCCACTTTCCGCGCAGAAAATTCCAACACCGCGAGGCACTTGGCCGAATTCTGGATGATAGAACCGGAAATGGCGTTTTACGACCTCGAGGACAATATGAACCTCGCTGAAGAATTTATCAAGTTCGTTGTCGGTTACGCCTTGGAACACAACCGCGATGACATCGAGTTCTTAGCTCAGCGTTTGGTAGAAGAAGAAAAACAAAAACCGCAGGCAGAACGCAGCGAGATGGGGTTGGTAGAAAAACTGGAATTTGTATTACACAACCAGTTCGAAAGAATTACTTATACCCAGGCAATTGATATCCTGAAAAATAGCAAGCCTAACAAAAATAAAAAATTCCAATACCCGGTAAACGATTGGGGTACGGACTTGCAAAGTGAACACGAACGTTACCTGGTCGAAAAACATTTCAAAAAACCGGTAATTATCACGGACTATCCAGCGGCTATCAAATCATTTTACATGAAACAAAATGATGATGGTAATACGGTTCGCGCTATGGACATCCTGTTCCCAGGCATCGGTGAAATCGTAGGCGGCTCACAAAGGGAAGAGAATTATGATAAACTGGTTGCCAAAATGGAAGCATTGAATCTCCCGGTTGAGGAAATGTATTGGTATCTCGACACCCGCAGGTTCGGATCTGCCGTACATAGCGGCTTCGGGCTAGGTTTCGAAAGGCTGATCTTGTTCGTTACCGGAATGACTAACATCCGCGACGTAATACCTTTCCCCAGGACGCCAAAAAATGCAGAATTTTAA
- a CDS encoding MGMT family protein: protein MKMFPSPKKQSSSTTGKSKDKTSFFEAVFEVARKIPKGRVSTYGAIAEATGLRITPRMVGWAMHAAGSAKPKVPAHRVVNRLGELSGKDHFEQPGLMQALLEAEGLTVKDGKIQQFKKFYWDPNEHK from the coding sequence ATGAAAATGTTCCCGAGCCCAAAAAAACAAAGCTCCTCAACGACCGGCAAAAGCAAGGATAAAACCTCCTTCTTTGAAGCCGTATTCGAGGTGGCCAGGAAAATACCGAAAGGTCGCGTTAGTACTTACGGCGCCATTGCGGAAGCAACTGGTTTGCGCATAACGCCGAGGATGGTAGGTTGGGCCATGCATGCCGCAGGTTCGGCAAAACCGAAAGTACCGGCGCATAGGGTTGTGAATAGGTTGGGGGAATTATCGGGCAAAGACCATTTCGAACAGCCCGGTTTAATGCAAGCTTTGTTAGAAGCCGAAGGGCTTACCGTGAAGGATGGCAAAATCCAACAGTTCAAAAAGTTTTACTGGGATCCGAATGAACATAAATGA
- a CDS encoding histidine kinase, with protein sequence MRYLFLICCCLVFGQISLAQDTVRIDEGLHYPVNLQDNLQAMVDSSHRVDATQIDEKLFATPAGIFHDDKIRANGKRDYWLRFSIHNATASELDNYLFTGWHDKLYWYKKDVSGKYQLLQTAGMMMDPTGVRRWDNFAMPVQVPPGETRTFLLHIKNSFYVEAAFSPTLHNPLTYQNFKHREYVKYDSMTIIYNTMIGMLLALLCITIINYTQLPDRSSLFFAAYLLGLIFMYALRIEFRPFQLSYFHRWPMLKYYADIPAILFCFFIVHLLFGNSFLSLRERYPLMGKVFKIAAVLATVLLIITASCIYFDHFDIAANIFSYTYFSSFVPLVIVLIALTRRTKHHPLARFFILGSLCPYFVSVYSFLFLHHAPNVSALPELAPSPATLSAGVILQALFFAAGLSYRNKMLHQDKTKTQELLIKQLNKNKSLQRKLNEQLEELVKEQTTEILRKKQELEEQRKLQMEMEYEKKFSEIELKAIRAQINPHFIFNCLNSIQLFVMQRDYEYAQKYLSDFSYLIRKTLDFSRRNFITLSDEIAYLNTYLGLEKMRFENKMEYQVLVENNIPISELEVPAMLLQPYVENAVKHGMNNEQQVTGMLYIRFHLLHNDILECIIEDNGIGIERSKAIRNLHSNHQSSGLEISHNRAEILNKMYNTGIQIEIIDKSSQESSCTGTLVRILIPQL encoded by the coding sequence GTGCGATATTTATTCCTCATCTGCTGCTGCTTGGTTTTTGGTCAAATTTCATTGGCCCAGGATACGGTGCGCATAGATGAAGGGCTGCATTACCCGGTAAACCTGCAAGATAATCTTCAAGCAATGGTTGACAGCAGCCACCGGGTCGACGCTACGCAGATCGATGAAAAATTATTCGCCACCCCAGCCGGCATTTTCCATGATGATAAGATCAGGGCTAACGGGAAAAGAGATTACTGGCTCCGTTTTTCTATCCACAACGCTACTGCATCCGAGCTCGATAATTACCTGTTTACTGGTTGGCACGATAAGTTATACTGGTATAAAAAAGATGTTTCAGGAAAATATCAGCTCCTGCAAACTGCCGGGATGATGATGGATCCAACCGGGGTAAGACGATGGGACAACTTCGCGATGCCCGTGCAGGTCCCCCCCGGCGAAACCAGGACTTTCCTGCTACATATCAAAAATTCATTTTATGTCGAGGCCGCTTTTTCACCAACTTTACATAACCCCTTAACGTATCAAAATTTTAAACACCGCGAATATGTAAAATACGATTCCATGACGATCATTTATAATACGATGATCGGCATGTTATTGGCCTTGCTATGCATAACAATTATTAACTATACACAATTGCCGGATAGATCATCCTTATTTTTCGCGGCATACCTTCTCGGGTTAATATTCATGTATGCATTGAGGATAGAGTTCCGGCCCTTCCAATTATCGTATTTCCACCGCTGGCCGATGCTGAAGTACTATGCAGATATCCCCGCCATTTTGTTTTGCTTTTTCATCGTGCACTTACTGTTTGGGAACAGTTTTCTTAGCCTGCGGGAACGTTACCCACTCATGGGTAAGGTATTTAAAATAGCAGCCGTTCTTGCTACGGTTTTATTAATCATTACGGCAAGTTGCATTTATTTCGATCATTTCGATATAGCCGCCAACATTTTTTCATATACATATTTCTCCAGCTTCGTACCATTAGTTATCGTGTTAATTGCGCTAACAAGGAGAACTAAGCACCACCCATTGGCAAGATTTTTTATACTGGGTTCATTATGCCCTTATTTCGTTTCCGTTTACAGCTTCCTTTTCCTTCACCATGCTCCGAATGTAAGCGCGTTACCAGAACTCGCACCATCCCCTGCAACGCTTTCTGCCGGGGTAATATTACAGGCGCTCTTCTTTGCCGCGGGACTGAGCTACAGGAACAAGATGCTGCATCAAGATAAAACTAAGACACAGGAATTATTGATAAAACAATTAAATAAAAATAAATCCTTACAAAGAAAGCTAAACGAACAACTAGAAGAACTCGTAAAAGAACAAACGACAGAAATTCTCAGGAAAAAACAGGAGCTGGAAGAGCAACGTAAATTACAGATGGAGATGGAATACGAGAAGAAGTTCTCTGAAATAGAACTGAAAGCCATCAGGGCACAAATCAACCCCCATTTTATTTTCAACTGCCTCAACTCCATCCAGCTATTCGTGATGCAGAGAGATTACGAATACGCGCAAAAATACCTATCCGATTTCTCTTATCTTATCCGTAAAACCCTGGATTTCTCCCGTAGAAATTTCATCACCCTTTCCGATGAAATAGCTTACCTAAATACTTACCTCGGTTTGGAGAAGATGCGCTTTGAAAATAAAATGGAATACCAGGTCCTGGTGGAAAACAATATACCCATTTCAGAACTGGAAGTCCCCGCGATGTTATTACAACCCTATGTTGAAAACGCTGTAAAACACGGGATGAATAATGAACAGCAGGTTACAGGGATGTTATACATCAGGTTTCATTTGCTTCATAATGATATTTTAGAATGTATAATAGAAGATAATGGTATCGGCATTGAACGAAGCAAAGCAATTCGTAACTTACATTCAAATCACCAATCTTCCGGTTTGGAGATCAGCCATAATAGGGCTGAAATTCTTAATAAGATGTATAATACCGGTATCCAAATTGAAATAATAGATAAAAGTAGCCAAGAAAGTTCATGCACAGGTACATTGGTAAGGATATTGATACCGCAATTATAA
- a CDS encoding ExbD/TolR family protein codes for MAEINQHPSLDGNSKNRSKKHSTRVDMTPMVDLGFLLITFFMLTAMLAKPRTMNLVMPADGPPMPISSSKSLTVILADQHKVYYYEGENIEQIQETNFSPAKGIGEVLRWKKKLVADKYGDASSLMVIIKPTDQSVYKDYIDIMDEISINDIRKYATVKIDSIEIALLQNK; via the coding sequence ATGGCTGAAATAAATCAACACCCATCCCTCGATGGGAATAGTAAAAACAGGAGCAAGAAACATTCAACAAGGGTTGATATGACGCCGATGGTTGACCTTGGTTTTTTGCTGATTACCTTCTTTATGCTCACGGCAATGTTGGCAAAACCTAGGACTATGAATCTTGTAATGCCCGCCGATGGGCCACCCATGCCGATATCTTCCAGCAAATCATTAACAGTCATCTTGGCCGATCAACACAAAGTTTATTATTACGAAGGAGAAAATATCGAACAAATACAGGAAACCAATTTCAGTCCGGCGAAAGGAATCGGGGAAGTTTTAAGATGGAAAAAGAAACTGGTAGCCGATAAATACGGAGATGCATCTTCACTAATGGTCATCATAAAACCAACCGATCAATCCGTTTACAAAGACTATATTGACATAATGGATGAAATATCAATTAATGATATAAGAAAATACGCTACCGTAAAAATAGATTCTATTGAAATTGCTTTACTACAAAACAAGTAA
- a CDS encoding PepSY-like domain-containing protein — translation MKQLFYTLLICLGIVIPATAQQNKNKVPSEIVQNFTEKYPDVKPGKWESITYNRWQVSFRQDNKRKLARFNQSGEWMEEEYTISAKDLPPAVQTAIDRQHTGDVLKNAAKINSALHNIYYKLTFQEKKKIITNLYTPSGELFTILM, via the coding sequence ATGAAACAATTGTTTTATACCCTCTTGATATGTTTGGGCATCGTTATCCCCGCAACAGCCCAACAAAATAAAAATAAGGTACCCAGTGAAATCGTGCAAAATTTCACGGAGAAGTACCCGGATGTAAAACCCGGTAAATGGGAAAGCATCACCTACAACCGCTGGCAAGTTTCTTTCCGCCAAGACAATAAGCGCAAACTTGCCCGTTTTAACCAGTCCGGCGAATGGATGGAAGAGGAATATACCATCTCTGCAAAGGATTTGCCCCCGGCAGTACAAACTGCCATCGACCGGCAACATACCGGCGATGTATTGAAAAACGCCGCTAAAATTAACTCCGCCTTACACAATATTTATTATAAACTCACCTTCCAAGAAAAGAAAAAAATTATTACAAACCTTTATACACCCAGCGGCGAATTGTTTACTATATTAATGTGA
- the trmB gene encoding tRNA (guanosine(46)-N7)-methyltransferase TrmB gives MGQKKLQRFAEIETFPNVLIYPENMKGRWKEHFKNDHPLTLELACGKGDYTLGLARMFPDRNFMGVDLKGNRIWKGAKSALDEGLQNVAFLRTQIDKLDNYFNPGEVAEIWITFPDPFLRNSKAKKRLTHPKFLGIYQKVLIPGATVNLKTDSPELYEFTKEVVSVVNCPLLEDIPDVYAQPAIEPILDIKTFYERMHLADGRTIRFLKFTLPGEPIDWKKIRLSTDEKETGGGD, from the coding sequence ATGGGACAAAAGAAATTGCAACGATTCGCTGAAATAGAAACGTTCCCCAACGTTTTGATCTACCCTGAAAACATGAAAGGGCGATGGAAGGAACATTTTAAGAACGATCATCCGCTAACCCTGGAGTTGGCTTGCGGGAAAGGCGACTACACCCTTGGTTTAGCCAGGATGTTTCCCGATCGTAATTTTATGGGCGTGGACCTGAAGGGAAACCGCATCTGGAAAGGCGCCAAATCGGCCTTGGATGAAGGTTTGCAAAACGTGGCTTTCTTACGTACCCAGATCGACAAGCTCGATAATTATTTTAATCCCGGCGAAGTAGCCGAAATATGGATCACTTTTCCCGATCCGTTTTTACGTAATTCCAAAGCCAAGAAACGTTTGACGCATCCGAAATTCCTGGGTATATATCAAAAAGTATTAATACCCGGTGCTACCGTAAATCTCAAAACGGATTCACCGGAATTGTATGAATTTACCAAGGAAGTAGTTTCCGTGGTAAATTGCCCTTTATTGGAAGATATTCCGGATGTATATGCCCAACCAGCAATTGAACCCATACTAGATATTAAAACTTTTTACGAAAGAATGCATCTTGCCGATGGCAGAACCATTCGTTTTCTTAAATTTACATTACCGGGTGAACCGATAGATTGGAAAAAAATCAGACTCAGCACCGATGAAAAAGAAACTGGAGGAGGGGATTGA
- the rho gene encoding transcription termination factor Rho — protein sequence MYDILQLNDMLVPELLDIAEKIDIPNAKKLDKQSLIYKILDKQAVMASEDQQEGEEKKTRKRKTTTKKEEQPATEEEEKPKRGRKPAASKTAAKEEEKEKKETKASEAPKKRVLDLDIDLDIPSLTFDDDEDIILPALTGEEEAVEEVEEEEDDEPIVDLSAFEDLPAATEEASPVEEPVAQQKQKFGKRESSFNIEFDGVIVSEGVLEMMPDGYGFLRSSDYNYLSSPDDIYVSPSQIKLFGLKTGDTVKGAVRPPKEGEKYFALLKVETINGKRPDEVRDRVPFDYLTPLFPFEKFTLTTTQNNYSTRIMDLFTPIGKGQRGLIVAQPKVGKTMLLKEVANAIATNHPEVYLMVVLIDERPEEVTDMERSVKAEVIASTFDEPAEKHVKVSAIALQKAKRLVECGHDVVILLDSITRLARAHNTVAPASGKVLSGGVEANAMQKPKQFFGAARKIENGGSLTILATALIDTGSKMDEVIFEEFKGTGNMELQLDRRLANRRIFPAIDVVASSTRRDDLLLDREVLSRVHILRNHLADMNTEESMQFMLQHMRGTRSNEEFLTTMNR from the coding sequence ATGTACGACATCTTACAACTGAACGACATGCTCGTTCCTGAACTGCTTGATATAGCAGAAAAAATCGACATTCCAAACGCGAAGAAACTTGATAAGCAATCCTTAATCTACAAAATCCTTGATAAACAAGCAGTAATGGCTTCTGAAGATCAGCAGGAAGGTGAAGAGAAAAAGACCAGGAAGCGTAAAACAACAACGAAGAAAGAAGAACAACCCGCTACGGAAGAGGAAGAAAAACCCAAAAGAGGACGTAAGCCTGCTGCCAGCAAAACTGCTGCTAAGGAAGAGGAGAAAGAAAAAAAGGAAACCAAAGCTAGCGAAGCACCTAAAAAACGCGTGTTAGACCTCGATATCGATCTTGATATACCTTCCCTGACTTTTGATGACGATGAAGATATCATTTTGCCGGCCCTCACGGGTGAAGAAGAAGCCGTGGAAGAAGTAGAGGAGGAAGAAGATGATGAACCGATCGTAGATCTTTCGGCTTTCGAAGATCTTCCTGCCGCGACAGAAGAGGCTAGCCCGGTGGAAGAACCGGTTGCTCAACAAAAGCAAAAATTTGGAAAAAGGGAATCCTCTTTTAATATTGAATTTGACGGCGTAATCGTTAGTGAAGGCGTATTGGAAATGATGCCTGATGGCTATGGGTTCTTACGTTCCTCCGATTACAATTACCTCAGTTCCCCAGACGATATTTACGTATCTCCTTCCCAAATCAAATTATTCGGTTTGAAGACCGGGGATACGGTGAAAGGCGCTGTTCGCCCACCCAAAGAAGGTGAAAAATATTTCGCCTTACTGAAAGTGGAAACCATCAATGGCAAACGCCCGGATGAAGTGCGCGACCGCGTTCCTTTCGATTACTTAACACCGCTGTTCCCATTCGAAAAATTCACGCTTACCACTACTCAAAATAACTACTCAACCCGTATCATGGACCTGTTTACCCCGATCGGTAAAGGGCAACGTGGTTTGATCGTAGCGCAACCGAAAGTTGGTAAAACCATGTTGCTGAAAGAAGTGGCTAACGCGATCGCTACCAACCACCCCGAAGTTTACCTGATGGTGGTTTTGATCGATGAGCGTCCTGAAGAGGTAACCGATATGGAGCGTAGCGTCAAAGCGGAAGTGATCGCTTCTACTTTCGATGAACCGGCTGAAAAACACGTAAAAGTATCTGCTATCGCCTTGCAAAAAGCAAAACGGTTGGTAGAATGCGGCCACGATGTTGTGATCTTATTAGATTCCATCACCCGCCTGGCACGTGCCCACAATACCGTGGCTCCTGCTTCCGGTAAAGTATTGAGCGGTGGTGTGGAAGCTAACGCGATGCAGAAACCGAAACAATTCTTCGGCGCTGCCCGTAAGATCGAAAACGGTGGTTCCCTTACCATACTGGCTACAGCCTTGATTGACACCGGCTCCAAAATGGATGAGGTGATCTTCGAAGAGTTTAAAGGTACCGGTAACATGGAATTGCAATTGGATCGCCGCTTAGCTAACAGGCGTATCTTCCCTGCTATTGATGTGGTAGCTTCTTCTACCCGTAGGGATGACTTACTGTTGGATAGAGAGGTGTTATCCCGTGTTCATATCCTGCGCAATCACTTGGCAGATATGAATACCGAAGAATCGATGCAATTTATGTTGCAGCATATGCGCGGCACGAGAAGCAACGAAGAATTCTTGACAACGATGAACCGGTAA
- a CDS encoding IPExxxVDY family protein: protein MKDKGNGSNHQLKVVKYSSTSGNQYTQQYDSIYPQSPYMSVLKLKLDQDQLVDDFFESTYLVGIVSPVRDYQLCWQVNRELGYRFKVNNTLEINLTKNNRHFHFTVYEDRENIKSVSHYLYNNHCKAEFLMPELKHIDYLWLIKGNYYQVDDIKKLIDQVRKLEFVQLVSIVDIKDLRNRMNLIF from the coding sequence ATGAAAGATAAAGGAAACGGCAGTAATCATCAATTAAAGGTAGTAAAGTATTCATCGACGAGCGGTAATCAGTATACACAACAATACGATAGTATTTATCCACAATCTCCGTATATGTCGGTATTAAAGCTGAAATTGGATCAAGATCAACTAGTAGATGACTTTTTTGAGTCTACTTACTTGGTCGGGATTGTTTCTCCCGTGAGGGATTACCAACTTTGTTGGCAGGTTAACCGTGAGCTGGGATACCGTTTTAAGGTCAACAATACCTTGGAGATTAACCTTACGAAAAATAACCGCCATTTTCACTTTACCGTTTACGAAGACCGGGAAAACATAAAATCCGTATCACACTATTTATATAATAATCATTGCAAGGCCGAATTTTTAATGCCGGAACTAAAACACATTGATTATTTATGGCTGATAAAAGGCAATTATTACCAGGTTGATGATATCAAGAAATTGATTGACCAGGTTCGTAAATTAGAATTCGTCCAGCTTGTTTCTATAGTGGATATAAAGGATTTAAGAAATAGAATGAACCTAATTTTTTAG
- a CDS encoding 4a-hydroxytetrahydrobiopterin dehydratase — protein sequence MWQEQRDRLFRSFTFKDFKEAFAFMTKVALIAEKMDHHPNWSNVYNKVEISLSTHDAGDTVTDKDRRLAKAIDELV from the coding sequence ATGTGGCAAGAACAACGAGATCGCTTGTTTCGATCCTTTACGTTCAAGGACTTTAAAGAGGCGTTTGCCTTCATGACCAAGGTGGCTTTGATAGCCGAAAAGATGGATCATCATCCCAATTGGTCGAATGTATATAACAAGGTAGAAATATCTTTATCTACCCACGATGCCGGGGATACTGTAACTGATAAGGATCGGCGCCTCGCGAAAGCGATCGATGAACTGGTTTAA
- a CDS encoding DUF5522 domain-containing protein, translating into MVLTAKFHLERGHCCGNGCKHCPYNYENVPEPKKTKLLNDRQKQG; encoded by the coding sequence ATGGTATTGACAGCAAAATTTCACTTGGAAAGAGGGCATTGCTGTGGTAACGGCTGTAAACATTGCCCGTATAATTATGAAAATGTTCCCGAGCCCAAAAAAACAAAGCTCCTCAACGACCGGCAAAAGCAAGGATAA